AAATACAGAATACCCATTATTAGATTTGTCTTTACAATAAATGGCACATAATTTCCTTCTTTTGCTCGGATGCCAAACCAATCGAATAAAACGGAGCTACTCATAAATATGGTAAGTAAGGCGAAAGCAATTAGTATTCCTGCAATTATGTATTTGAATATTTTATTCTTTTTCATGACTTAACCTTTTAAAATTTCCTTCGGTTTTCCCCGTACCACCATTTTGGTTTGTATTGTTCTTTAACCAATCCAAATCTTTTAATAGCGTGAATTTTTATATGCTCCACTACTTCTTCTGCGGAATCGGTCACGAAGATTAAATCCATATCCTCTGGGCTGATGCTTTCTTGTTTGACCATTAACTCAATATGTTCAGTCAATTCTTTGTGATATGTTTTATCGAAAATAACAATTGGGAAATGCTGGATTATCTTAGTTTGTATCAATGTAATCGCCTCAAAAAGTTCATCTAAAGTGCCCATTCCGCCCGGCATTACCACAAAGGCGTAGGAGTATTTCATCAATAGGAATTTGCGTACAAAGAAATACGGAATATCAATCCACTTGTGCAAATATGGGTTTGGTTTTTGCTCAAAAGGAAGAATAATATTTACGCCAACAGAATATCCACCAGCGTCATAAGCCCCTTTGTTGGCGGCTTCCATAATGCCGGGACCGCCTCCGGTCATAATGGTAAACCCTAATTTTGAAAGTTCGGCACCAATCTTTTCAGCATTTTTATAGTGTTCGGAATCTGGTGTAAACCTTGCGGAGCCGTAAACTGTTACACAAGGACCAATAAAGTGCATTTTACGGAATCCTTTTATAAAGTTGTACTGCACTTTAAATGTAAACCATAGCTCCTTGAACCGAGAACGCGGTCCTTTTAAAAATGGAGATTCGGTTTTTTGCAAATGATATTTAGGGGTTTTTTCCATTAGTTTACTTTTTTATAACTCCAAACCGCCAAAAGGTTCATAAGTATTGCAAAAAGCAGCGTCTTCAACATTTGCGGTAAAATGTCGCCCAAGCCAGATCCCTTCAGCAGAACCATTCGCACAACCTCTACAAAGTACTTTATGGGGTTGAATTCAGTAATTATCTGTGCCCATTTTGGCATGCTTTCTATTGGCGTGAACAAGCCGCTCATTAAGATAAAAATCACGACAAAAAACCAAGCGATAAACATGGCCTGCTGCTGCGTATCGGTGAAATTTGAAATAAGCAGGCCCATCCCGAGAATTACTAAAATATAAATAGAAGTGTAGGTATAGAGTAGTATTAAACTGCCCAGCATGGGCGTATTGAAAATTACTTTTGCCAGTATAAGTCCAATGGTCAGCAATCCTATTCCAATAACCCAAAAAGGGAAAAGTTTGCCAGTAATAAACTGACTTTTGCGAATAGGTGTTACGTTAATCTGTTCTAATGTACCTATCTCTTTTTCGCGGACAATATTCATTCCAGAGAGAAAAAGGGTTATCATCGTTACAAGTAACACTAATATTCCCGGCACCATAAATGTTTTATAATCTAAAGTAGTATTGTACCAAAACGACGGAATACTTGCAATTGACACTGGCTGATCAGTTTTTTTTGAAATGTTCATTATAGACATTTTCACATCTTTATTAAAACTTTGAACAATCTGATTTACATAACCACTTGTAACCCCGGCAGCTGCGCCGTCAATAGCATTAATGGAGATAGACAGACCGGCGGTTTTTTCCTTTAGTAGATTTCGTTCAAAATTATTGGGAATTTCCAGGACCACATCAACCTCTCCAGTTAACATCGCGGAACTTGCTATTTTCTGTGAAGGAAAATTGGTTAAAACATCAAAATAGGTGGAAGCGTTAAACTTCTCTAGTAAGGTGCGGGAAGTAGTGGTGCGATCGTAATCTATATAGGCGAATTTTATGTTTTTTATTTCATAGGTCGCGGCATTAGACAAGATGACCAGTTGCAAAATGGGCAGGATAAAAATAATTGGCAACATCCCTTTATTTCTAAAGATTTGCTTAAATTCCTTTTGTATTATATAACCGATGGTCTTCATTATTCCAGTCGTATTTTATATTTCTTTATACTTAGTCCAATAAAGAAAAGGGTCATTCCTATCAGAATCAACGTTTCTTTCCAGATATACGCCATTCCCACACCTTTCAGCATTATGCCTTTTATGATGATGATAAACCATTTTGCGGGTATTATGTTGCTGATAATTTGAAGCGGTACCGGCATACTCGAAATTGGAAATATAAAGCCAGAAAGCAGTATCACGGGGAGCATCAAACCCATCAAGGAAATCATCATTGCGGCCTGTTGGGTTGCGGCGATGGTTGAGATTAAAATCCCCAGTGCCAAGGAAGTAATTATAAAAAGAACGCTTTCCAATCCCAGTAAAAAAAGACTTCCCTGTACGGGCATTTTAAAAATGAAAATGCTCAGAAGTACTATTACTGCTGCATTTATGACAGATAGAAAAATATATGGAACCACTTTCCCGATAATAACCTGAAAGGGTTTTAAAGGGGAAACCAAGAGAATTTCCATCGTGCCCAATTCCTTTTCGCGAGTAATGGAGATGGAAGTCATCATGGCCGAAACCAGCATTAAAATGATAGTCATTACCCCAGGCACGAACATAAACACGCTTTTAAGTTCTGGGTTATAAACCATTCGGGTTTGGGGAATTATTTGATACTCAATTTGGATCCCTTTATTTTTTTCCTGTTGATAATTTTGAAGTATTGCATTGGTATAATTGGTGATGGAATTGGCCGTGTTTGGGTCGGTAGCGTCTGTTATAATTTGAATAGTGGCGTTGTGATCCGCGATTAGATTTTTGCTGAAATCTTTTTCAAAATTTAAGACGGCTTTTATTTTTCCTTTTTTGAAAGTGGATTCTATATCGGCTTCATGGGCAATCATTTGTTTTATGGTGAAGTATTTTGAAGCCGAGATTTTATTGATAATTTCTTCGGTTGAAGCGTCTTTTGAATGATCTAAAATGGCAATATTTACGTTGTTTATTTCATTTGTAATTGCAAATCCGAAAAGCAATATTTGGGCAATAGGCATTCCGAAGAGTATAAAGAGCGATCGCCTATCCCGAAAGATATGGTAGAATTCCTTTTTTATAAAACCTATAAATCGTTTCATTTTTATTTAATCAACAATTTTAATTGTCTGGTCGAGCCCTTCGGCGTTGCTCAGGATAAACTAAAGACGAGACCTAATTGACAAATCCGAATTTTAAAGTTCTCGACTGCGCTCGAAATGACAGAAGGATTTTTCTAATCTTATTCAATATTTCTCGCAAGCTTCAGAAACACATCATTCATCGATGCTACTTTATATTGTTCTTTCAGTTTTTTCGGGGTGTTCAAAGCTTCTATTTTTCCATCTACCATTATTGAAACGCGGTCGCAGTATTCGGCTTCGTCCATGTAATGCGTGGTTACGAAAATTGTGGTGCCCTGGTCTGCTGCTTTGTAGATCATTTCCCAAAATTGTCTGCGGGTTATGGGATCTACGCCACCGGTGGGTTCGTCTAAAAAAACAATCTTTGGGTCGTGTAAAAGTGAAACCGAAAAGGAAAGTTTTTGTTTCCAGCCCAAAGGCAGAGAGCCGACCAATTTATTGCTGATGTTTTCCAAACCCAATTCCGAAACTAATTGCTCTCTTTTCTCCCGTATTTTTTTTCTCGACAGGCCGTAAATCCCACCAAAAAATGTGATGTTTTCCTTTACCG
This region of Aequorivita marisscotiae genomic DNA includes:
- a CDS encoding ABC transporter permease, translating into MKRFIGFIKKEFYHIFRDRRSLFILFGMPIAQILLFGFAITNEINNVNIAILDHSKDASTEEIINKISASKYFTIKQMIAHEADIESTFKKGKIKAVLNFEKDFSKNLIADHNATIQIITDATDPNTANSITNYTNAILQNYQQEKNKGIQIEYQIIPQTRMVYNPELKSVFMFVPGVMTIILMLVSAMMTSISITREKELGTMEILLVSPLKPFQVIIGKVVPYIFLSVINAAVIVLLSIFIFKMPVQGSLFLLGLESVLFIITSLALGILISTIAATQQAAMMISLMGLMLPVILLSGFIFPISSMPVPLQIISNIIPAKWFIIIIKGIMLKGVGMAYIWKETLILIGMTLFFIGLSIKKYKIRLE
- a CDS encoding ABC transporter ATP-binding protein; the encoded protein is MTTQNVIVAEELTKAFGDFKAVNAISFQVKKGEIFGFLGANGAGKTTAIKMLIGISKPSSGQANVAGFDVYTQTESIKKNIGYMSQKFALYDDLTVKENITFFGGIYGLSRKKIREKREQLVSELGLENISNKLVGSLPLGWKQKLSFSVSLLHDPKIVFLDEPTGGVDPITRRQFWEMIYKAADQGTTIFVTTHYMDEAEYCDRVSIMVDGKIEALNTPKKLKEQYKVASMNDVFLKLARNIE
- a CDS encoding ABC transporter permease, which encodes MKTIGYIIQKEFKQIFRNKGMLPIIFILPILQLVILSNAATYEIKNIKFAYIDYDRTTTSRTLLEKFNASTYFDVLTNFPSQKIASSAMLTGEVDVVLEIPNNFERNLLKEKTAGLSISINAIDGAAAGVTSGYVNQIVQSFNKDVKMSIMNISKKTDQPVSIASIPSFWYNTTLDYKTFMVPGILVLLVTMITLFLSGMNIVREKEIGTLEQINVTPIRKSQFITGKLFPFWVIGIGLLTIGLILAKVIFNTPMLGSLILLYTYTSIYILVILGMGLLISNFTDTQQQAMFIAWFFVVIFILMSGLFTPIESMPKWAQIITEFNPIKYFVEVVRMVLLKGSGLGDILPQMLKTLLFAILMNLLAVWSYKKVN
- a CDS encoding TIGR00730 family Rossman fold protein; the encoded protein is MEKTPKYHLQKTESPFLKGPRSRFKELWFTFKVQYNFIKGFRKMHFIGPCVTVYGSARFTPDSEHYKNAEKIGAELSKLGFTIMTGGGPGIMEAANKGAYDAGGYSVGVNIILPFEQKPNPYLHKWIDIPYFFVRKFLLMKYSYAFVVMPGGMGTLDELFEAITLIQTKIIQHFPIVIFDKTYHKELTEHIELMVKQESISPEDMDLIFVTDSAEEVVEHIKIHAIKRFGLVKEQYKPKWWYGENRRKF